From Scomber scombrus chromosome 6, fScoSco1.1, whole genome shotgun sequence, the proteins below share one genomic window:
- the LOC133982481 gene encoding LHFPL tetraspan subfamily member 3 protein-like produces the protein MLPSAEAAKLYQTNYVRNSRVIGLLWAIFTILFGIVNVTIFSQPYWVGDGVDTPQAGYFGLFHFCIIDAISRELSCHGTFSEFAAIPSTAFKAASFFIGMSMMLVVTCIGCFSLFFLLSTSTVYKICGWMQALSGVCLVLGCMIYPDGWDSDEVRRMCGEKTDKYSLGACSMRWAYILAIMGILDALILSFLAFVLGNRQDGLMTEELLAESKGESIRKGKGSPEGQSSYFASYDK, from the exons ATGCTACCATCTGCAGAAGCTGCGAAATTGTACCAGACCAATTACGTCCGCAACTCCCGTGTTATCGGACTTTTATGGGCCATCTTCACTATCCTGTTCGGCATTGTTAACGTGACCATCTTCTCACAGCCCTATTGGGTTGGCGATGGCGTGGATACGCCGCAGGCCGGCTACTTCGGCCTTTTCCACTTTTGCATCATAGACGCGATCTCCAGAGAGCTGTCCTGCCACGGTACCTTCTCCGAGTTCGCGGCTATCCCCTCCACTGCGTTCAAGGCCGCCTCCTTCTTCATTGGGATGTCCATGATGCTGGTTGTCACCTGCATCGGCTGCTTCagtctcttctttctcctcagcACCTCCACCGTGTACAAGATCTGTGGCTGGATGCAAGCGTTGTCAG GtgtctgtttggtgctgggtTGTATGATCTATCCTGATGGCTGGGACAGCGATGAGGTCCGGCGGATGTGCGGCGAGAAGACAGACAAATACAGCCTTGGGGCCTGCTCCATGCGCTGGGCCTACATCTTGGCTATTATGGGTATCCTGGATGCGCTCATCCTCTCCTTCTTGGCTTTTGTCCTGGGCAACCGGCAGGACGGGCTTATGACAGAAGAGCTCCTGGCTGAGAGCAAGGGTGAGAGT